In the Zingiber officinale cultivar Zhangliang chromosome 5A, Zo_v1.1, whole genome shotgun sequence genome, GTCGTGCAGGTCTACCGCCGGAAGTGGGTCATCCACGTCGAGCGCATCACCCGCGAGAAGGTGAACGGGTCTACCGTCAACGTCGGCATCAACCCCTCCAAGGTGCTCATCACCAAGCTCAAACTCGACAAGGACCGCAAGGCCCTTCTCGATCGCAAAGCTCGAGGCCGCGCGGCTGACAAGTCCAAGGGCAAGTTCACGGCAGACGAGGTTGCTGCCGGCGGTGCTCCTTCTCTCCAGGAGATCGACTGATCTCGCCCATCTTGATCGGTCTTCCCCCTCTTGCATATCTACATTTTTCTGCTGCATTTTCTTTCGATGTATTGATATCTAGGATGATTTTTGGATTTGAGATTCTATGAAGCTCTAAACTTATCTTGTTTAAGCTAGCGCCTTTGCTACGTTCTTCCTAAGATTTTGTTTGATTCTAGATATGTTAATTTGTGCGATTCTTCTCTTTCATATCTATTGCACTTATCTTGAATTTTCTAGGGTAAGTAATTTCCTAGAAATGTTTCTTCTTACCTAGCTTTGCTCTCTTCTTGAACTTGAAGCTTACTACTAGCTGTTAGGATGAACTTACCGAATAGCTCCAGGACAATTTATCAAATTGATTGGTTGCTAAGGCTAGAAGTTATTGACATTGCTGTGGATTCTGTTAATTACTTAGTTTCTGCTACGACCAGCATCTTCTTGCCATGATATTTGGTTGGCGCTCTAACTTTTAATTGATCATGGTGAATCATTTAGAAGACTGTATTTTCCCCTAAGTTTTGAACATTGTAGGAAGTTGCATCTTTGTTGATGGTATGGTATCACACCACTTAGAGAAGTAGATATTTAAAATCCTTAAGTGAAGTTAGTAAACTCATCTTGCCTCTAAAACCTTATAATTAGCTCAGATTCTCCATTGTTGGCTATGTTGTAGTTTGATGGAATTCAGAATTGGAGGAAGAAGAGGGGTGATCTGTCTTCTGAATCGCTAGACTTCAAGGAAAGCCAAGAAGAGAGACCTG is a window encoding:
- the LOC121980684 gene encoding 60S ribosomal protein L26-2-like, whose amino-acid sequence is MKFNPRVSSSRRKCRKAHFTAPSSVRRVLMSAPLSTDLRNKYSVRSVPVRKDDEVQVVRGTYKGREGKVVQVYRRKWVIHVERITREKVNGSTVNVGINPSKVLITKLKLDKDRKALLDRKARGRAADKSKGKFTADEVAAGGAPSLQEID